The Chryseobacterium sp. 52 genome includes a region encoding these proteins:
- a CDS encoding DUF4876 domain-containing protein: MKKRVLLLSLAAMMATTFTVTSCSSDDDFGVTAAQNGVLTLSFSGENISSYETLDIELKEVNTGAIIKKTSQKASSTSIEVPYGSYKITVNGQVITTQLDTTAAAGTGKADIITLATNVNIPLYFKAFHNDFIIEEVFFTGIKTTDGKNYNSGRYFKITNNSDKVLYADGLIIGQSEFLTTDDKNPTPYDVNQYFAVKGVMVLPGSGAQYPVQSGDFIVIADNAIDHRQNTSNAYDLHNADFEFPSTNPSLGQVDNPSVPNVKVIYTQMTYNMFFLHNRGFESYVIARFPNGENETTFLQNRKYNYSYVNSAGGVTAKSIYSIPNSWIIDAENNSIPTKFIHTLTSASIDAGWASAGTTDNDATRYGKSVRRKITGKMSENKNLYMDTNNSSNDFVKDSEPSLKNGIVH, from the coding sequence ATGAAAAAAAGAGTTTTATTATTAAGTTTAGCAGCAATGATGGCCACAACATTCACTGTCACATCTTGTTCTAGTGATGATGATTTTGGGGTAACAGCTGCACAAAACGGAGTCTTAACTTTATCTTTTTCGGGTGAAAATATTTCGTCTTATGAAACCTTAGATATTGAACTTAAAGAGGTAAATACGGGAGCTATTATTAAAAAAACTTCACAAAAAGCAAGTTCAACCTCTATTGAAGTACCTTATGGTTCTTATAAAATTACAGTAAACGGTCAGGTAATAACCACTCAGCTGGACACCACTGCTGCTGCCGGAACAGGTAAGGCAGATATCATCACTTTAGCAACTAACGTTAATATCCCTCTCTATTTCAAGGCATTCCATAATGACTTTATTATTGAGGAAGTATTCTTTACCGGAATCAAAACTACAGATGGTAAAAATTACAATTCAGGCCGTTATTTCAAAATAACCAACAATTCTGATAAAGTATTGTATGCAGATGGTTTAATTATCGGGCAGTCAGAATTCCTTACAACGGACGACAAAAACCCGACACCTTATGATGTAAACCAATATTTTGCAGTAAAAGGAGTAATGGTACTACCTGGAAGCGGAGCTCAATATCCGGTACAATCAGGAGATTTCATTGTTATTGCTGATAATGCGATAGACCACAGACAGAATACAAGCAATGCATATGATCTACACAATGCAGACTTCGAATTCCCTTCTACTAACCCAAGCCTTGGACAGGTTGACAATCCTTCTGTACCGAATGTAAAAGTGATCTATACTCAGATGACGTACAATATGTTCTTTTTACACAACAGAGGATTTGAAAGCTACGTGATTGCCCGTTTTCCAAATGGCGAAAATGAGACTACATTCTTACAGAACCGTAAGTACAACTATTCATACGTCAACAGTGCTGGTGGGGTAACCGCTAAAAGTATTTATTCAATTCCAAATTCATGGATCATTGATGCTGAAAACAACAGTATTCCAACGAAGTTCATTCATACATTAACTTCAGCAAGTATTGATGCGGGATGGGCATCTGCCGGAACAACTGACAACGATGCTACACGTTACGGAAAATCGGTAAGACGTAAAATTACAGGGAAAATGTCAGAAAATAAAAACCTGTACATGGATACAAACAATTCATCAAATGATTTTGTAAAAGATTCTGAACCGAGTTTAAAAAACGGTATTGTACACTAA
- a CDS encoding DUF6850 family outer membrane beta-barrel protein, whose protein sequence is MLNIKKSFYLLLVSLSTFSVKAQDSLTLFKTINNQYNVERSFKNNYYYNPAAMSGYSSVSFSEFNVGYHDKTDKVYRQQFGSGDKGLTVEAKSFQKLKNNRAVWGNASYQNLTIKNLNRVENLDYERIAPYISSDSVGGNLNVERYEFAGGYLQKTKRWTFAGQVSYLAQLGYRSRDPRLRSTTSDLRINAGINYKVFREYEVGVFGEFNKYTQNSSITFQSLLGKPFVYQMTGFGHSNNIFNGGTGPSTTFEEFGVKGGVQITNKQGKDFYLQANVGSSNNIKSYSDIATYYDLSDLENKTFEFEGAKFFNVNEKHRLGLLANYYASKRTGSEYGYSLNTASMTQIFKRKAYRRENYATTIKGFYQYNHDGFSITATPFFGYEEIKERRLNPNSGQKFKYAHFGINVDYKQQIKENQVLTFQPYFSKRTVNKSINALVPAGNAGIDGWVSQDYLFQASDITTAGASLRYDLKLEKLPAFFVSAHYQSQKIQEKNNNFVGGSIGITF, encoded by the coding sequence ATGCTTAATATAAAAAAGTCCTTCTATCTGCTATTGGTTAGCTTAAGTACGTTTTCTGTAAAAGCGCAGGACAGTCTCACGCTTTTTAAAACGATCAATAATCAATATAATGTAGAAAGAAGTTTTAAAAATAATTATTACTATAATCCGGCAGCAATGTCGGGTTATAGTTCTGTTTCGTTTTCAGAATTTAATGTCGGATATCATGATAAAACTGATAAAGTTTATCGCCAACAGTTTGGAAGTGGAGACAAAGGATTGACGGTTGAAGCGAAATCATTTCAAAAACTAAAAAACAACAGAGCTGTCTGGGGAAATGCAAGTTATCAGAATTTAACGATCAAAAACCTTAACCGGGTTGAGAATCTTGATTATGAACGTATTGCTCCTTATATCTCTTCTGATTCCGTTGGAGGAAATCTGAATGTGGAAAGGTATGAGTTTGCGGGAGGTTATTTACAAAAAACAAAACGCTGGACATTTGCAGGTCAGGTAAGTTATCTGGCTCAGCTAGGCTATCGTTCAAGAGATCCAAGACTGAGAAGTACAACCTCTGATTTACGGATCAATGCAGGCATTAACTACAAGGTATTCAGAGAATATGAAGTGGGGGTTTTTGGTGAATTCAATAAATATACTCAGAATAGCTCTATTACCTTTCAAAGCTTACTGGGCAAACCCTTCGTATATCAAATGACAGGTTTTGGACATTCCAACAATATTTTCAATGGGGGAACAGGCCCCAGCACAACTTTTGAAGAGTTTGGCGTAAAAGGAGGAGTGCAAATTACCAATAAACAAGGCAAAGACTTCTATCTTCAGGCTAACGTAGGAAGCTCAAATAATATTAAAAGCTACAGCGATATCGCAACCTATTATGACCTTTCAGATCTGGAAAATAAAACATTTGAATTTGAAGGTGCCAAATTTTTTAATGTTAATGAAAAGCACCGTCTTGGACTTTTAGCCAACTATTACGCTTCAAAAAGAACAGGTTCTGAATACGGCTATTCCTTGAATACAGCCAGTATGACTCAGATTTTCAAAAGAAAAGCGTACCGTAGAGAAAACTATGCAACCACTATAAAAGGTTTCTATCAATACAACCACGACGGATTCTCTATTACCGCTACTCCGTTTTTCGGGTATGAGGAAATCAAAGAACGAAGATTAAATCCAAATTCCGGACAGAAATTCAAATATGCTCACTTCGGTATTAATGTGGATTATAAACAGCAGATCAAAGAAAATCAAGTGCTGACATTCCAGCCGTATTTTTCTAAAAGAACGGTCAATAAATCTATCAACGCTTTGGTTCCCGCAGGAAATGCAGGTATTGATGGATGGGTATCTCAGGATTATCTGTTCCAGGCAAGCGACATCACAACAGCCGGAGCATCATTAAGATACGATTTGAAACTGGAAAAATTACCCGCATTCTTTGTAAGTGCACACTACCAATCACAAAAAATTCAGGAAAAAAACAATAATTTTGTAGGCGGAAGTATAGGTATAACATTTTAG
- a CDS encoding cytochrome-c peroxidase: protein MKRGIYWVLGLVLFVLWSFTSKVNRDLSNIEDPTIKDIVKSYKKAITEWPKPDIDYGVKWKEFAPIKNDTAFFTEQDKPNVILGKMLFFDPKLSKSSQVSCSSCHDPEMGWSDRRRVALGNDHLLGNRNSISLYNIAERQSFFWDGRAKTLEEQAAGPLSAHHEMAMDVKTLPAKIQAVKGYTELFKKAYGTDKVTYDKIVKAIADFQKTIKSQPSRFDKFLEGKYTALSDQEIYGMHIFRTKARCMNCHNGQYLTDESFHNIGLTYYKKKYQDLGLYDTTKKPEDVGKFRTPQLRDLMLTQPWMHNGLFNELEGVVNIYNSGMHQLDPSPEKKQLDPLHPVTDPLLKPLHLTTEETKALVSFLEALSGTRYKMRRPEFPVE, encoded by the coding sequence ATGAAAAGAGGTATATATTGGGTTTTAGGATTGGTTTTATTCGTATTGTGGAGTTTTACTTCTAAGGTAAACCGTGACCTTTCGAATATTGAAGATCCCACAATCAAGGATATTGTAAAAAGTTATAAAAAAGCAATCACCGAATGGCCAAAACCTGATATCGATTACGGAGTAAAATGGAAAGAATTCGCTCCTATTAAAAATGATACCGCTTTTTTCACAGAGCAGGATAAACCTAATGTGATCTTAGGTAAAATGCTTTTTTTTGATCCTAAACTATCCAAATCCAGTCAGGTTTCCTGCAGTTCATGCCACGACCCCGAAATGGGCTGGTCAGACCGGAGACGGGTCGCTTTGGGAAATGACCATCTTTTAGGAAACAGAAATTCTATTTCATTATATAATATTGCAGAACGCCAGTCGTTTTTCTGGGATGGCAGAGCAAAAACGCTGGAGGAGCAGGCCGCTGGTCCGCTTAGCGCTCATCACGAAATGGCCATGGATGTGAAGACCCTGCCGGCAAAAATACAGGCTGTAAAAGGATATACAGAACTTTTTAAAAAAGCGTATGGTACTGACAAAGTAACTTATGACAAAATTGTAAAAGCTATAGCAGACTTTCAAAAAACCATTAAAAGCCAGCCAAGCCGTTTCGATAAATTTCTGGAAGGAAAGTATACCGCTTTATCTGACCAGGAAATCTACGGAATGCATATTTTCCGGACAAAAGCCCGTTGTATGAATTGCCATAACGGACAATATCTTACCGACGAATCTTTCCACAATATTGGGCTTACCTATTACAAAAAGAAATACCAGGATCTGGGATTGTATGACACGACCAAAAAGCCGGAAGATGTCGGTAAATTCAGGACACCACAATTAAGAGATTTAATGCTCACCCAACCGTGGATGCACAACGGATTATTCAACGAGCTTGAAGGCGTCGTGAATATCTACAACAGCGGAATGCACCAGCTGGATCCAAGTCCTGAGAAAAAACAACTGGATCCGCTACACCCTGTGACCGATCCGCTATTAAAGCCCCTACATTTAACAACAGAAGAAACCAAAGCTCTCGTTTCCTTCCTCGAGGCACTTTCAGGAACAAGATACAAAATGAGACGTCCGGAATTTCCGGTGGAATAG
- the proC gene encoding pyrroline-5-carboxylate reductase, whose translation MKIAILGAGNMGLSFSKSFLKYELIKPENLHLITRSQTRSSKMAEEFPKSRISTFEEVRELDADLIIIAVKPQDFLAVSENIQFKLKENQMVLSIMAGINIEKIQKLLHHPLVVRAMPNSPTLLGMGITGYTAAEGISFSQLISIERLLNSTGRSVYLENENLLDGVTALSGSGPAYFYYIVDAMIKAGVEMGIEENLSKLFVQQTMLGAYHLINNSEKSLEDLIKDVASKGGTTEAALKTFEDNRFKDILKSGILNAEKRAKELNG comes from the coding sequence ATGAAAATCGCTATTCTGGGAGCCGGCAATATGGGCCTTTCCTTTTCAAAATCATTTTTAAAATACGAACTGATCAAACCGGAAAATCTGCATCTGATTACCCGAAGTCAGACCAGAAGCTCCAAAATGGCTGAAGAGTTTCCAAAATCCCGGATTTCTACTTTTGAAGAAGTTAGAGAACTGGATGCCGATCTTATCATCATCGCTGTAAAACCTCAGGATTTTCTTGCCGTTTCAGAAAATATTCAATTTAAATTAAAAGAAAACCAGATGGTCTTATCCATTATGGCGGGAATTAATATTGAAAAAATTCAAAAATTATTACACCATCCTTTAGTCGTAAGAGCAATGCCAAACTCTCCTACCCTTCTGGGAATGGGCATCACAGGCTATACTGCAGCAGAAGGTATTTCTTTCAGCCAGCTGATCAGCATTGAAAGACTCCTGAACAGCACCGGAAGATCTGTATATCTGGAGAATGAAAATCTTCTGGATGGGGTTACTGCACTTTCAGGAAGCGGGCCTGCTTACTTTTATTATATCGTTGATGCCATGATCAAAGCGGGAGTGGAAATGGGGATTGAAGAAAATCTCTCCAAACTTTTTGTACAGCAGACGATGCTGGGTGCTTATCATCTGATCAATAATTCTGAAAAAAGCCTTGAAGACCTGATTAAAGACGTAGCTTCCAAAGGCGGAACAACTGAAGCTGCCCTGAAAACATTTGAAGACAACCGTTTTAAAGACATTTTAAAAAGCGGAATTTTAAATGCTGAAAAACGTGCTAAAGAACTAAACGGCTAA
- a CDS encoding VanZ family protein — protein sequence MLKKFYKIIIIPYTLFLLYLMFLGMGRFQYEDNLIRVEPVLSTVQFIRNTIGWKDIVIIVLGNIIMFIPFGFLGWIFPQFKNLKVLLYAFISAIVIVEALQYFTRMGIFEVDDVILNTFGVYLGWLLCRWIEKRFSRLVL from the coding sequence ATGTTAAAGAAATTTTATAAAATCATTATTATTCCGTATACGCTGTTTTTGCTTTATCTTATGTTTTTAGGAATGGGCAGATTTCAGTATGAAGATAACCTGATCAGGGTAGAGCCTGTTCTTTCTACTGTACAGTTTATCAGGAATACTATTGGATGGAAAGATATTGTGATTATTGTGTTGGGCAATATCATTATGTTTATTCCTTTTGGGTTTCTGGGCTGGATTTTTCCTCAGTTTAAAAATCTGAAAGTCTTACTGTACGCCTTTATTTCGGCTATCGTTATTGTTGAAGCGCTTCAGTATTTTACGAGGATGGGAATATTTGAAGTAGATGATGTCATTCTTAATACTTTTGGTGTTTATCTCGGTTGGCTGCTTTGCAGATGGATTGAAAAAAGATTTAGCCGTTTAGTTCTTTAG
- the lnt gene encoding apolipoprotein N-acyltransferase yields the protein MKYVLLTLISAMLLSVSWPTYGVPFFIFFALVPLLMMEHGISKFSTYKRKSWMVFGLSYLCFVVWNVVTTGWLYGSKNPDGSHSMMAVVFPVLVNSFLYSLVFQCYHWYKNAQGTYWGLGFLIAIWMSFEKFHLNWELTWPWLNLGNVFSEYPKLVQWYDTLGATGGSFWILLINVLIFYTLRTWEAGRKRKDLIRNGSIVGALIILPMIISLIKYNNFDEKPSGQVNVLMLQPDLDPYAEKYSKDSITIQNDLFTLAENNSKGKIDYYIAPETALPGRGSISETAFEKSVLLNNVKGFLSKHPGAVFATGISSHRFYKNKENLPKEAYQLNPDLWVESYNTAIQVAPQQAVQVYHKGKLVPGVEIFPYMSVLKPLLGDAMLNLGGTVASLGIDKERKSFSNPYNKGRMAPIICYESIYGEFTTDYIKKGANFLGIMTNDSWWGVTEGHKQLLSYAKLRAIETRREIARAANSGISAHINAKGEVVADTFYGDQTTLFAKVNLYETMTFYTRAGDLLSRFSIFALGFLLFYFLIEKFKSRIKKA from the coding sequence ATGAAATACGTCTTACTTACGCTTATTTCAGCGATGCTGCTGTCTGTTTCGTGGCCGACTTACGGAGTTCCGTTCTTTATATTTTTTGCCCTTGTTCCGCTTCTGATGATGGAACACGGCATATCAAAATTTTCAACATACAAAAGGAAAAGCTGGATGGTCTTTGGCCTCTCCTATCTTTGTTTTGTCGTGTGGAATGTTGTGACTACCGGATGGCTGTACGGCTCCAAAAACCCTGACGGAAGCCATTCTATGATGGCAGTTGTATTTCCTGTTCTGGTTAATTCTTTTCTATATTCCCTTGTTTTTCAGTGCTATCACTGGTACAAAAATGCTCAGGGAACGTATTGGGGATTAGGATTTTTAATCGCTATATGGATGAGTTTTGAAAAATTCCATCTGAACTGGGAACTGACCTGGCCGTGGCTGAATTTAGGAAATGTATTCTCAGAATATCCAAAACTGGTACAATGGTATGATACACTGGGAGCAACAGGTGGAAGTTTCTGGATCTTACTGATCAATGTTTTGATTTTCTATACCTTAAGAACCTGGGAAGCCGGAAGAAAGCGAAAAGATCTGATCCGGAATGGCTCTATTGTAGGGGCTTTGATTATTTTGCCAATGATCATTTCATTAATCAAATACAATAATTTCGATGAAAAGCCTTCCGGACAGGTGAATGTACTGATGCTGCAACCTGATCTCGACCCGTATGCTGAAAAGTATTCCAAAGACAGTATTACGATTCAAAACGATCTCTTCACCTTAGCAGAAAATAATTCAAAAGGAAAAATCGATTATTATATTGCTCCGGAAACAGCTCTTCCCGGAAGAGGCTCGATCTCCGAGACCGCTTTTGAAAAGAGTGTACTTTTAAACAATGTTAAAGGATTCTTATCCAAACATCCGGGGGCTGTTTTTGCGACAGGAATTTCTTCCCACCGCTTTTATAAAAACAAGGAAAACCTCCCGAAAGAAGCGTATCAGCTCAATCCTGATCTTTGGGTAGAAAGTTACAATACAGCCATTCAGGTCGCCCCGCAACAGGCAGTTCAGGTTTACCATAAAGGAAAACTTGTTCCTGGTGTCGAAATTTTCCCATACATGAGTGTTTTAAAGCCTCTGTTAGGAGATGCCATGCTTAATCTGGGTGGAACGGTTGCCTCGCTGGGTATAGACAAAGAAAGAAAATCATTTTCAAACCCTTATAACAAAGGCCGTATGGCACCTATCATCTGCTACGAAAGCATCTATGGGGAGTTCACAACGGATTATATTAAAAAAGGAGCCAATTTCCTCGGCATTATGACAAACGACTCATGGTGGGGCGTTACAGAAGGACATAAGCAACTTTTATCTTATGCGAAACTGAGAGCTATTGAAACCCGAAGAGAAATTGCACGTGCAGCCAACAGTGGCATATCAGCACATATCAATGCAAAAGGAGAAGTGGTAGCCGATACTTTCTACGGCGACCAAACTACATTATTTGCAAAAGTGAATCTTTACGAAACAATGACTTTCTACACGAGAGCCGGAGATCTTTTATCAAGGTTTTCCATTTTTGCACTCGGCTTTTTACTGTTCTACTTCTTAATTGAAAAGTTTAAAAGCAGAATTAAAAA